The Allochromatium tepidum genome has a window encoding:
- a CDS encoding integron integrase, producing the protein MVQSTQPAPYGSSTPTTPTTDLHWRDVYDQLETAIKVRHYSPKTLKSYRGRTRQLHAYVQNRPPNSLTTEDVKAFLSFLAVEKQVSASSRNQAFNALLFLFRHVLGKEFGQVESVVRAKRKPYIPVVLSRREVDRLIGALSYPYDLVAKLLYGCGLRLFECLQLRVQDINLEMMILKVHDGKGQKDRTLPLPQSLRTEIELQLEQVAHIRKQDLANGYAGTFLPHAPDAKYTRAAKEPVRQWLFPAKTLTEIADTVEFRRFHLHESHVQKAIKQAVRQIALRKRAGAHTLRHSYASHLLQANYDIRTIQELLGHSDVRTTMIYTHTIPSVTQKDAKSPPDL; encoded by the coding sequence ATGGTGCAAAGTACCCAACCGGCTCCCTACGGCTCATCGACGCCGACAACACCCACCACCGACCTGCACTGGCGAGACGTCTACGACCAACTGGAAACCGCGATCAAGGTCCGACATTACTCACCCAAAACACTCAAATCCTATCGCGGCCGGACCCGCCAACTGCACGCCTATGTCCAAAATCGGCCGCCAAACTCACTGACGACCGAAGACGTCAAAGCCTTCCTGAGCTTCCTGGCCGTCGAAAAACAGGTCTCGGCCTCCAGCCGGAACCAAGCCTTCAATGCCCTGCTGTTCCTGTTTCGTCATGTCCTGGGGAAGGAATTCGGCCAGGTCGAAAGCGTGGTGCGCGCCAAGCGCAAGCCCTACATTCCAGTCGTCCTATCGCGCCGGGAGGTCGACCGGCTCATCGGCGCCCTGAGCTACCCCTACGATCTGGTCGCCAAACTCCTGTACGGCTGCGGCCTGCGGCTCTTCGAATGCCTGCAACTGCGCGTACAGGACATCAACCTGGAGATGATGATCCTGAAGGTCCACGACGGCAAAGGCCAAAAAGATCGAACCCTGCCCCTCCCACAATCGTTGCGCACCGAAATCGAACTCCAACTGGAACAGGTCGCGCACATCCGCAAACAGGATTTGGCCAACGGCTACGCCGGAACCTTCCTACCACACGCCCCGGACGCCAAATACACACGCGCCGCCAAGGAACCGGTCCGGCAATGGCTGTTCCCGGCCAAGACCTTGACCGAGATCGCCGACACCGTCGAATTCCGCCGCTTCCACCTGCACGAATCCCATGTGCAGAAAGCGATCAAACAGGCCGTGCGCCAGATCGCGCTTCGCAAGCGAGCCGGCGCCCACACACTGCGTCACAGTTATGCGAGTCATCTGCTCCAGGCCAACTACGATATCCGCACGATCCAGGAACTCCTCGGCCACAGCGATGTTCGCACCACCATGATCTACACGCACACGATACCGAGCGTGACGCAGAAAGACGCCAAGAGTCCGCCCGATCTCTAA
- the aroE gene encoding shikimate dehydrogenase, whose translation MTDRYAVIGHPIAHSKSPVIHAAFARQTGQDLEYGRLLGALDDFAGDVHRFLESGGLGLNVTVPFKEQAWALADERSARAELAGAVNTLIRLDDGRLRGDNTDGVGLVRDLSDNHGFDFRGARVLMLGAGGAARGVLQPLLGTGPARLVIANRTASKALELARLGSELGPVEGCGFDGLADERFDLIINATSAGLADAVPAIPDDCLAAGGWTYDMLYGDRPTPFCRWGREHGAARVLDGLGMLIEQAAESFRLWRGVRPDTAPVIESLRQPESHS comes from the coding sequence ATGACCGACCGCTATGCCGTCATCGGCCACCCCATCGCCCACAGCAAGTCGCCCGTCATCCACGCGGCCTTCGCGCGTCAGACCGGGCAGGATCTGGAATACGGACGCCTGCTCGGCGCACTCGACGACTTCGCCGGCGACGTGCACCGCTTCCTGGAGTCCGGCGGACTGGGGCTGAACGTCACCGTGCCGTTCAAGGAGCAGGCCTGGGCGCTGGCCGACGAGCGCAGTGCGCGCGCCGAACTCGCCGGCGCGGTCAACACCCTGATTCGGCTCGACGATGGTCGGCTGCGGGGCGACAACACCGATGGAGTCGGACTGGTACGCGATCTGAGCGACAACCACGGCTTCGACTTCAGGGGCGCGCGCGTTCTGATGCTCGGCGCGGGCGGGGCGGCGCGCGGCGTGCTCCAGCCGCTGCTCGGGACCGGACCGGCGCGTCTGGTCATCGCCAATCGCACGGCGTCCAAGGCGCTGGAGCTGGCGCGGCTCGGCTCGGAGCTTGGTCCGGTCGAAGGCTGTGGATTCGACGGCTTGGCGGACGAGCGCTTCGACCTCATCATCAACGCCACCTCGGCTGGACTGGCCGATGCCGTGCCGGCGATCCCGGACGACTGTCTCGCCGCCGGCGGCTGGACCTACGACATGCTCTACGGCGACCGGCCCACGCCCTTCTGCCGCTGGGGTCGCGAGCATGGCGCGGCACGCGTGCTCGACGGTCTGGGGATGCTGATCGAGCAGGCGGCGGAGTCCTTTCGGCTGTGGCGCGGTGTGCGACCGGATACCGCGCCCGTCATCGAATCGCTACGTCAACCGGAGTCGCACTCATGA
- a CDS encoding Hsp20/alpha crystallin family protein: MALIKWEPLREIEDMFDRYTKAMGWPMSRGQELINTGDWTPRVDISETDNEFMIKAEIPEVNKEDVKVSVDNGVLTIQGERKQEKEEKGKKFHRVERYYGSFVRSFTLPDNIDATKIKASFKDGMLNLQIPKTGEARPKAIEVKVE, encoded by the coding sequence ATGGCACTAATTAAATGGGAACCATTGCGTGAGATTGAGGACATGTTCGACCGTTACACGAAGGCGATGGGCTGGCCTATGAGTCGAGGGCAGGAACTCATTAACACAGGCGACTGGACTCCCCGAGTTGACATCAGTGAGACTGACAACGAATTTATGATCAAGGCGGAAATCCCCGAGGTCAATAAGGAGGATGTCAAAGTCAGTGTGGACAACGGGGTTCTTACCATCCAAGGGGAAAGGAAACAGGAGAAGGAAGAGAAAGGGAAAAAATTCCATCGAGTCGAGCGATATTATGGAAGTTTTGTTCGTAGCTTTACGTTGCCCGACAATATCGACGCAACCAAGATTAAGGCGTCGTTCAAGGATGGCATGCTGAACCTCCAGATTCCAAAGACTGGGGAGGCAAGGCCAAAAGCCATTGAGGTGAAAGTTGAGTAA
- a CDS encoding NAD(P)-dependent oxidoreductase produces the protein MKIAVLGMGLLGSEIALRLKRQGHEVIGWNRSTERAESARQRGLNVAASAWEAIEAAEMTLLLLSDARAILDTLFEQGDADALAGRILVQMGTIAPRESREIADHVAAQGGEYLEAPVLGSLPEAREGSLILMAGGDPDLYERCLPVFRDLSRDPRLIGEVGQGATLKLAMNQLIAGLTATFSLSLGLVRREGLEVETFMELLRASALHAKTFDKKLDKYLAHDYGSANFPLKHLHKDVALFRRVAEEGGLDTRMIEAIESGCLQAEGMGYADADYSALYEALAPRRTEED, from the coding sequence ATGAAGATCGCGGTATTGGGCATGGGGCTTCTGGGTTCGGAGATCGCGCTGCGACTCAAGCGCCAGGGGCATGAAGTCATCGGCTGGAATCGCAGTACCGAGCGGGCCGAGTCGGCGCGTCAGCGCGGTCTGAACGTGGCGGCGAGCGCCTGGGAGGCGATCGAGGCCGCCGAGATGACGCTGCTGCTCCTGAGCGATGCGCGCGCCATCCTCGATACCCTGTTCGAGCAGGGCGACGCCGACGCGCTCGCCGGACGCATCCTGGTGCAGATGGGCACCATCGCGCCGCGTGAGAGCCGGGAGATCGCCGATCATGTGGCGGCGCAGGGCGGCGAGTATCTGGAAGCGCCGGTGCTCGGCAGTCTGCCCGAGGCGCGCGAGGGTTCGCTCATCCTCATGGCCGGCGGCGACCCGGATCTCTACGAACGCTGTCTGCCCGTCTTCCGCGACCTGAGCCGCGATCCGCGCCTGATCGGTGAGGTCGGGCAGGGCGCGACGCTCAAACTGGCCATGAACCAGTTGATCGCGGGACTGACGGCGACCTTCTCGCTGAGCCTGGGATTGGTGCGCCGCGAGGGGTTGGAGGTCGAGACTTTCATGGAGCTGTTACGCGCCAGTGCGCTCCATGCCAAGACCTTCGACAAGAAACTCGACAAGTATCTGGCCCACGACTATGGCTCGGCCAACTTCCCGCTCAAGCATCTGCACAAGGATGTCGCGCTGTTCAGGCGCGTGGCCGAGGAGGGCGGACTCGATACCCGAATGATCGAGGCCATCGAGTCCGGCTGTCTCCAGGCCGAGGGCATGGGCTATGCCGACGCGGACTATTCGGCGCTCTACGAAGCGCTCGCGCCGCGTCGGACGGAGGAGGATTAG
- the recD gene encoding exodeoxyribonuclease V subunit alpha, producing the protein MDTKTLMSRLESWTESGALRPLDLALTRFIEEQTPESDPAVLLAVALTSERNGHGHVCLDLTGALEHPHALLAHRSDWLTPPPGPSSELAEQLATLTLNDWIARLAHSGAIEDRLGIGSTPDPDTTPVTTARLEIAATPESEQAPLILAGTPERPLLYLRRYWTYEQRIRAGIEARLSRPLTLPEDAARALLDVLFAKENADIPPWQRIACALAARRAFAIVTGGPGTGKTTTVVRLLALLQGLALEAGGPPLRIRLAAPTGKAAARLNESIAGQVANLPFDRLPGGEDALRPAIPTQATTLHRLLGTRPDSRHFRYHAGQPLPADIVVVDEASMIDVEMMAALLEALRPDARLIMLGDKDQLASVEAGAVLGDLCRHARAAHYTPQTRAWLERVTGARLPEDLIDPAGRPPDQAIVMLRHSYRFRAEGGIGALAELVNTGVLDGQPVRDPLTALDTLFARQSDPAARTDPGLGHIRRIRLTGEQDTQLDQLVRAGYWRGPEHAGYLAVLHAQRPPDDAAPEAFDAWARAVLDAQAGFQLLTPLRQGPWGVEGLNRRIQHLLSQGAKAPIAGVDERQWFEGRPVLITRNDYGLGLMNGDIGLTLRVPSRRGEGGGAPMVLRVAFPAGDGTGAIRWILPSRLQAVETVFAMTVHKSQGSEFTHTALVLPDVSNPVLTRELIYTGITRSKSVFTLLYSRDSVVREALGRRVERVSGLSMALDRD; encoded by the coding sequence ATGGATACGAAAACCCTGATGTCACGCCTGGAGTCCTGGACCGAATCCGGCGCCCTGCGCCCGCTGGATCTGGCCCTGACGCGCTTCATCGAGGAACAGACGCCCGAGAGCGATCCGGCGGTGCTGCTGGCCGTCGCCCTGACCAGCGAGCGCAACGGTCACGGCCATGTCTGTCTGGATCTGACCGGCGCCCTGGAGCATCCGCACGCCCTGCTCGCGCACCGCAGCGATTGGCTGACGCCGCCACCCGGTCCAAGCTCCGAGCTGGCCGAACAGCTTGCGACCCTGACGCTGAATGACTGGATCGCGCGTCTGGCGCACAGCGGCGCTATTGAGGATCGGCTCGGCATCGGGTCGACTCCCGACCCGGACACGACGCCCGTTACGACCGCAAGGCTGGAGATCGCCGCGACGCCGGAGTCCGAACAAGCCCCGCTGATCCTCGCCGGCACGCCCGAACGTCCGTTGCTCTATCTGCGCCGTTACTGGACCTATGAGCAACGTATCCGCGCGGGCATCGAGGCGCGTCTGAGCCGACCGCTCACCCTGCCCGAAGACGCCGCGCGTGCACTGCTCGATGTGCTCTTCGCCAAGGAGAACGCCGACATACCGCCCTGGCAGCGGATCGCCTGTGCGCTGGCCGCGCGCCGTGCCTTTGCCATCGTCACCGGCGGTCCGGGCACCGGCAAGACCACCACGGTCGTGCGTCTGCTCGCCCTGCTGCAAGGACTGGCGCTGGAGGCCGGCGGACCGCCGCTGCGCATCCGTCTGGCCGCCCCGACCGGCAAGGCCGCCGCACGGCTCAACGAATCCATCGCCGGTCAGGTCGCCAACCTGCCCTTCGACCGACTCCCCGGCGGCGAGGACGCGCTACGCCCGGCGATCCCGACCCAGGCCACCACCCTGCATCGCCTGCTCGGCACCCGACCCGACAGCCGGCACTTCCGCTATCACGCCGGTCAGCCGCTGCCGGCCGACATCGTCGTCGTCGACGAAGCCTCGATGATCGACGTGGAGATGATGGCGGCACTGCTGGAGGCGTTGCGCCCCGACGCGCGCCTGATCATGCTCGGCGACAAGGACCAGTTGGCCTCGGTCGAGGCCGGCGCGGTGCTGGGGGATCTGTGCCGACACGCGCGCGCGGCCCATTACACCCCACAGACGCGCGCGTGGCTGGAGCGCGTGACCGGCGCGCGGCTTCCCGAGGATCTGATCGACCCGGCCGGCCGCCCGCCGGATCAGGCCATCGTCATGTTGCGTCACAGCTACCGTTTCCGCGCCGAGGGCGGCATCGGTGCTCTGGCCGAACTGGTCAATACGGGGGTACTGGATGGTCAACCGGTGCGCGATCCATTGACGGCGCTCGATACGCTCTTCGCCCGTCAGTCCGATCCGGCCGCCCGCACTGATCCGGGTCTCGGCCACATCCGGCGGATTCGTCTGACCGGCGAACAGGACACCCAGCTCGACCAACTGGTGCGCGCGGGCTATTGGCGCGGCCCTGAGCACGCGGGCTATCTCGCGGTGCTGCACGCACAGCGCCCTCCGGACGATGCGGCTCCCGAAGCCTTCGATGCCTGGGCGCGCGCCGTGCTCGATGCGCAGGCGGGATTTCAGCTGCTCACCCCGCTGCGTCAGGGGCCTTGGGGCGTCGAGGGTCTGAACCGGCGCATCCAGCATCTGTTGAGTCAGGGAGCGAAGGCCCCCATCGCCGGCGTCGACGAGCGTCAGTGGTTCGAGGGGCGTCCGGTACTCATCACCCGCAACGACTATGGTCTGGGTCTGATGAACGGCGACATCGGCCTCACCCTGCGCGTGCCGTCCCGACGCGGCGAGGGCGGCGGCGCGCCGATGGTGCTGCGCGTGGCCTTTCCGGCCGGCGACGGCACGGGCGCCATTCGCTGGATCCTGCCGAGCCGCCTGCAGGCGGTCGAGACCGTGTTCGCCATGACGGTGCACAAGTCGCAGGGATCGGAGTTCACCCATACCGCGCTCGTGCTGCCGGATGTCTCCAATCCGGTGCTGACGCGCGAGCTGATCTATACCGGCATCACGCGCTCCAAGTCGGTCTTCACCCTGCTCTACAGCCGTGATTCCGTGGTGCGCGAGGCGCTCGGGCGGCGGGTCGAGCGTGTCAGCGGGCTGTCGATGGCGCTGGACCGGGATTGA
- the recB gene encoding exodeoxyribonuclease V subunit beta has protein sequence MNTTIQRLNPLEVPLHGSRLIEASAGTGKTFTLAMLYLRLILGHGGEAAFPRPLMPPEILVVTFTNAATDELRDRIRRRLVEAAAIFRDPLSPGPDDPLLLELRDQIAPDNRAHSARRLELAAEWMDEAAISTIHAWCYRMLREHAFDSANAFEQTLENDDAERLQHAAEDYWRTFLLGLPAERLEPVLEQWSQPSDLAKAVRGLLSLAEYLPPIADPPDVIVGRCLETRRHTIATLKTDWRTQDHIAALERLFEQAVKNKAFKQNSLNKNHRAKVLEGLRVWLETPDQTEPDIFGGQSWQRMSSLAIGEIWNDPAKAPVDDPACRALADLHETLTTLPDPTEDLLTHAVHWLKSHVEREKRQSAILTQNDLLIRLDQALQGEGRERLAAAIRRQFPVALVDEFQDTDPLQYRIFSSIYDIHANHAATGFFMIGDPKQAIYAFRGADIHTYLIARAATQGRHYTLDVNYRSSTGLITAVNALFEHGERTATHGAFLFREPNGQGNPVPFHPARPRDQAERTLTIDGRPCPPLQGWVIPPGPNGRLSKDAYRARTAEAAARTIAELLRLGQEGRALLPVGQDGERPLEPSDLAVLVNNRGEADAIRTELRRLDVASVYLSERGNVFDTQIARDLAVLLRAIADPFDDRLMRQALATRLLGQGLTDLDRLNRDELHWETQGERLRDLNGRWRRQGFLPMLYRLIGEFRIAARLLGTTDGERAMTDLLHLGELLQRASEELDGEQALVRFLEEAIADSDAATGETAEARQLRLESDARLVRVVTIHKSKGLEYPLVFLPFIADCRRTQSKDRPLKTHDAAHRLQVHLGGDDALVAQADRERLGEDLRKLYVGLTRARHANWLGLGAISDLEHSALGYLLGLDGRTVAWSGDDQPETEGSGNEAHATGNGDLAARLRRLSCVTLIDPPAADPAPYQAETEVELEDARPAPDWRPRAWWISSYSALSRGAQLAESDGIEAEASATSLPVSPVDSVETASDETAREESDAGESQEIQSPPGTLHAFPRGGRYGTFLHGLLEWAATQRAPKRTDHPDAGRHGFAAALARADARRRMLEQRCTPRRLGDWVEPLDAWLTTLLDRTWHLDALALPDGTVPRLRFADLDPSRYQVELEFWIEGRAVDLRRLDQLVTQHTLAGLERPQLNTTYLNGMIKGFIDLVFEHQGRYYVLDWKSNRLGPDDNAYTPEAMRAAIAERRYDLQYVLYLLALHRQLKARLPDYDYDRHLGGAIYVFLRGGRSASQGLFMDRPSRVLIESLDRLFAGV, from the coding sequence ATGAACACCACCATCCAGCGACTGAACCCGCTCGAAGTCCCCCTGCACGGCTCACGGCTGATCGAGGCCAGCGCCGGCACCGGCAAGACCTTCACCCTGGCCATGCTCTATCTGCGCCTGATCCTGGGACATGGCGGCGAAGCGGCCTTCCCGCGCCCGCTCATGCCGCCCGAGATCCTGGTCGTGACCTTCACCAATGCCGCCACCGACGAGCTGCGCGACCGCATCCGGCGCCGGCTGGTGGAGGCGGCGGCGATCTTTCGTGATCCGCTGTCGCCCGGTCCGGACGACCCCCTGTTGCTCGAACTGCGCGACCAGATAGCCCCTGACAATCGAGCGCACTCCGCCCGCCGCCTGGAACTGGCCGCCGAATGGATGGACGAGGCGGCCATCTCCACCATCCATGCCTGGTGCTACCGGATGCTGCGCGAACACGCCTTCGACAGCGCCAACGCCTTCGAACAGACGCTGGAAAACGACGACGCCGAACGTCTGCAACACGCCGCCGAGGACTACTGGCGCACCTTCCTGCTCGGACTTCCCGCCGAGCGTCTGGAACCCGTGCTGGAGCAATGGTCGCAGCCATCGGATCTGGCCAAGGCGGTCCGAGGTCTGCTGTCCCTGGCCGAGTATCTGCCGCCGATCGCCGACCCGCCGGACGTGATCGTCGGACGCTGTCTGGAGACCCGCCGACACACGATCGCCACGCTCAAGACCGACTGGCGCACGCAGGATCATATCGCCGCCCTGGAGCGACTCTTCGAGCAGGCGGTCAAGAACAAGGCCTTCAAGCAAAACTCGCTCAACAAAAACCACCGCGCCAAGGTGCTGGAGGGCTTGCGGGTCTGGCTGGAGACGCCGGATCAGACCGAACCCGACATCTTCGGCGGCCAGTCCTGGCAACGGATGTCCTCACTGGCCATCGGCGAGATCTGGAACGATCCCGCCAAGGCCCCGGTCGACGATCCGGCCTGCCGCGCGCTGGCCGACCTGCATGAAACACTCACCACCCTGCCCGATCCCACCGAGGATCTGCTGACCCACGCCGTCCACTGGCTCAAGAGCCACGTCGAGCGCGAGAAGCGCCAAAGCGCGATCCTGACCCAGAACGACCTGCTGATCCGGCTCGATCAGGCACTCCAGGGCGAGGGCCGCGAACGGCTCGCCGCCGCCATCCGCCGACAGTTCCCGGTCGCGCTGGTCGACGAATTCCAGGACACCGACCCGCTCCAGTACCGCATCTTCTCGTCCATCTACGACATTCACGCCAATCACGCCGCCACCGGCTTCTTCATGATCGGCGACCCCAAGCAGGCGATCTATGCCTTCCGCGGCGCCGACATCCACACCTATCTGATCGCGCGCGCCGCCACCCAGGGCCGTCACTACACGCTCGACGTCAACTATCGCTCCTCGACCGGCCTGATCACGGCGGTCAACGCCCTCTTCGAGCATGGCGAGCGCACCGCCACGCACGGCGCCTTCCTGTTTCGCGAACCGAACGGCCAGGGCAACCCGGTTCCCTTCCATCCGGCGCGCCCGCGCGATCAGGCCGAGCGCACCCTGACCATCGACGGCCGGCCCTGTCCGCCGCTCCAGGGCTGGGTCATCCCACCCGGCCCCAACGGCCGGCTGAGCAAGGACGCCTATCGCGCGCGCACCGCCGAGGCCGCCGCCCGCACCATCGCCGAGCTGCTGCGGCTCGGACAGGAGGGACGCGCCCTGCTGCCTGTGGGTCAGGACGGCGAACGCCCGCTCGAACCCAGCGATCTGGCGGTTCTGGTCAACAATCGCGGCGAGGCCGATGCCATCCGCACCGAGCTGCGCCGGCTCGACGTGGCCAGCGTCTACCTCTCCGAGCGCGGCAACGTCTTCGACACCCAAATCGCACGCGACCTGGCGGTGCTGCTGCGCGCCATCGCCGACCCCTTCGACGACCGGCTGATGCGTCAGGCCTTGGCCACCCGCCTGCTCGGCCAGGGCTTGACGGATCTGGACCGGCTCAATCGCGACGAACTCCATTGGGAGACCCAGGGCGAGCGGCTGCGCGACCTCAACGGACGCTGGCGTCGTCAGGGATTCCTGCCCATGCTCTACCGGCTGATCGGCGAGTTCCGGATCGCCGCCCGTCTGCTCGGAACCACGGACGGCGAGCGGGCCATGACGGATCTACTGCATCTGGGCGAGCTGCTCCAGCGCGCGAGCGAGGAACTCGACGGTGAACAGGCCCTGGTGCGTTTTCTCGAAGAAGCGATCGCCGACAGTGATGCGGCCACCGGCGAGACAGCCGAGGCGCGCCAGCTGCGACTCGAAAGCGATGCGCGTCTGGTGCGGGTCGTCACCATCCACAAATCCAAGGGACTCGAATATCCGCTGGTGTTCCTGCCCTTCATCGCCGACTGCCGGCGCACCCAGTCCAAGGATCGACCGCTCAAGACCCATGACGCCGCGCATCGGCTCCAGGTGCATCTGGGCGGAGACGACGCGCTCGTCGCCCAGGCCGACCGCGAGCGTCTGGGCGAGGATCTGCGCAAACTCTACGTGGGACTGACGCGCGCGCGTCACGCCAACTGGCTGGGGCTGGGGGCGATCTCGGATCTCGAACACTCGGCGCTCGGTTATCTGCTCGGACTCGACGGCCGGACGGTCGCGTGGTCCGGGGACGATCAGCCCGAAACCGAGGGTTCGGGGAACGAGGCCCATGCAACCGGCAACGGCGATCTGGCCGCCCGACTGCGCCGACTGTCCTGCGTGACCCTGATCGACCCGCCCGCCGCCGATCCTGCGCCCTATCAGGCCGAGACCGAGGTCGAACTCGAAGACGCCCGCCCCGCGCCCGACTGGCGCCCGCGTGCCTGGTGGATCAGCAGTTACTCGGCGCTGAGCCGAGGCGCGCAGTTGGCCGAGAGCGATGGAATCGAGGCCGAGGCATCCGCGACCTCCCTGCCCGTGTCACCCGTCGATTCGGTCGAAACGGCGAGCGATGAGACCGCACGCGAGGAGTCGGACGCCGGCGAATCCCAGGAGATCCAGTCTCCCCCAGGCACCTTGCACGCCTTCCCGCGCGGCGGACGCTATGGCACCTTCCTGCATGGGCTGCTGGAATGGGCGGCGACTCAGCGCGCACCGAAGCGAACCGATCACCCCGACGCGGGCCGACACGGCTTCGCCGCCGCGCTGGCCAGAGCCGATGCGCGGCGCCGGATGCTCGAACAGCGCTGCACACCGCGCCGACTGGGCGACTGGGTCGAACCGCTCGACGCCTGGCTGACCACACTGCTCGATCGCACCTGGCATCTCGACGCACTCGCCCTGCCCGACGGCACGGTTCCACGACTGCGATTCGCCGACCTCGATCCCAGCCGCTATCAGGTCGAACTGGAGTTCTGGATCGAGGGCCGCGCCGTCGATCTGCGCCGACTCGATCAACTCGTCACTCAGCACACGCTCGCCGGTCTCGAACGCCCCCAACTCAACACGACCTACCTGAACGGGATGATCAAGGGCTTTATCGATCTGGTGTTCGAGCATCAGGGACGTTATTACGTGCTCGACTGGAAATCCAACCGGCTCGGCCCGGACGACAACGCCTACACCCCGGAGGCCATGCGCGCGGCCATCGCCGAGCGGCGCTACGATCTGCAATACGTCCTCTATCTGCTCGCCCTGCACCGTCAGCTCAAGGCGCGACTGCCGGACTACGACTACGACCGCCATCTCGGCGGGGCGATCTATGTCTTTCTGCGCGGCGGCCGGTCGGCGAGCCAGGGGCTGTTCATGGACCGACCGTCGCGCGTGCTGATCGAGTCGCTCGACCGGCTCTTTGCAGGAGTGTGA
- a CDS encoding helix-hairpin-helix domain-containing protein — translation MNLRAAIEQLDKFCQERGWNGRELKTGINYRVGGKTAVSIYSSGTDKPGTIEVAFEVDTISKIANVSTSTVNAWIRQLQENIGSYARPKTQYQYPRVALASNQQLQEFW, via the coding sequence ATGAACCTTCGCGCAGCCATCGAACAACTGGACAAATTCTGCCAAGAGCGTGGCTGGAACGGCCGGGAATTAAAGACGGGAATAAACTATCGCGTCGGCGGAAAAACAGCAGTATCAATCTACTCCTCTGGCACAGACAAACCAGGCACTATTGAGGTTGCGTTTGAAGTCGACACAATCAGTAAAATCGCCAACGTATCAACATCAACCGTAAACGCCTGGATACGTCAACTTCAAGAGAACATCGGCAGCTACGCAAGGCCAAAGACTCAGTATCAATATCCGAGAGTCGCACTCGCCAGCAATCAGCAACTACAAGAATTCTGGTAG